A region of Plantactinospora sp. BC1 DNA encodes the following proteins:
- a CDS encoding TAXI family TRAP transporter solute-binding subunit, translated as MGGARWHRRVGRGLPGRRFGTLAVALAVITVALPATVGCTSAPAEPTRLRIATGSATAVYYAVGQSLAGILNRELPDVTASVVVTAASEENVSLVSTGQAELGFTQADILTAEPGQGAGLSAVARVYDDLLHLVTLTQEPIRQLTDLTGKRVAIGAPGSGTAVTAERLLRVAKVGDKLAETLRLGIDDSVAALRAGQIDAFFFSGGLPVKAVADFAAQTRARFVDLGQWVEPLRQSYREVYVQRDIPASAYGSAPVTTVAVPNYLVVATGMPEQLVYDVTRLLMQRRDELSSAHPAAARLNVQSAITTTPLALHPGAARYYQTHKP; from the coding sequence GTGGGCGGGGCACGGTGGCACCGACGCGTCGGCCGGGGACTGCCCGGTCGGCGGTTCGGCACGCTCGCCGTGGCGTTGGCCGTAATCACGGTCGCGTTGCCGGCCACCGTCGGTTGCACCTCGGCGCCGGCCGAGCCGACCAGGCTGCGCATCGCGACCGGCAGCGCCACCGCCGTCTACTACGCCGTCGGTCAGTCCCTGGCCGGCATCCTCAACCGGGAACTGCCGGACGTGACGGCGAGCGTGGTGGTGACGGCCGCGTCGGAGGAGAACGTCTCGCTGGTCTCCACCGGGCAGGCCGAACTCGGCTTCACCCAGGCCGACATCCTGACCGCCGAACCGGGCCAGGGCGCCGGGCTGAGCGCGGTGGCCCGGGTCTACGACGACCTGCTGCACCTGGTCACCCTCACCCAGGAGCCGATCCGGCAGCTGACGGACCTGACCGGCAAGCGGGTGGCGATCGGCGCGCCGGGCTCCGGCACCGCGGTCACCGCCGAACGCCTGCTCCGGGTCGCGAAGGTCGGCGACAAGCTGGCCGAGACGCTCCGGCTCGGCATCGACGACTCCGTCGCCGCGCTGCGGGCCGGCCAGATCGACGCCTTCTTCTTCTCCGGCGGCCTGCCGGTCAAGGCGGTGGCGGACTTCGCCGCGCAGACCCGGGCCCGCTTCGTCGACCTCGGGCAGTGGGTCGAGCCGCTGCGCCAGTCCTACCGCGAGGTGTACGTCCAGCGGGACATCCCCGCCTCGGCGTACGGGTCGGCGCCGGTGACCACGGTGGCGGTGCCGAACTATCTGGTGGTGGCCACCGGCATGCCCGAGCAGCTCGTCTACGACGTGACCCGGCTGCTGATGCAGCGCCGCGACGAGCTGAGCAGTGCCCATCCGGCCGCCGCCCGGCTGAACGTGCAGTCGGCGATCACCACCACCCCGCTGGCGCTGCACCCCGGGGCGGCCCGCTACTACCAGACGCACAAGCCCTGA
- a CDS encoding sensor histidine kinase, translated as MRAVRDRWRRPAPPPDTHDGADPSGGVGESVGGPATDDTRRIGGTERGLRRLGRRYAVVIRSATLACAGGAALFQSAPERRALVGGVLLTLCAWSVLYLRANSRRWLLPVDTLLIVLLCLTQRWTVPPEALADSTNWVLAVAAITAVAHQWLGTAAGGALLATAIVLAHLAGNALASPGTWSESAPVGLWTLVEAGLSRVLFLLVRAGARQTDLAVRERERARSEAAVAAARWADEREHLAVLHDTAASTLLAVGARMVDGTEPWLAAQAGRDLATISGRPDLPDTSTDLVRTLREVARNAAVAVELRSPPMLLLPTVRASAIGAAVREALTNVGRHAGVGTAELVVRRRAGRTLVEVVDRGRGFAPERVPGQRRGLSHSIRERMARVGGRAVVTAAPGAGTRIRLEVPDG; from the coding sequence GTGAGGGCCGTGCGGGACCGCTGGCGACGGCCGGCACCGCCACCAGACACACACGACGGCGCAGACCCCTCCGGCGGCGTCGGAGAGAGCGTCGGCGGGCCGGCGACCGACGACACCCGACGGATCGGCGGTACGGAACGCGGGCTGCGCCGGCTCGGCCGCCGCTACGCGGTCGTCATCCGCAGCGCGACGCTGGCCTGTGCCGGCGGTGCCGCGCTCTTCCAGTCGGCCCCGGAGCGGCGGGCGTTGGTCGGCGGTGTTCTCCTGACGCTCTGCGCCTGGAGCGTGCTGTACCTGCGCGCCAACTCCCGCCGCTGGCTGCTGCCGGTGGACACCCTGCTGATCGTGCTGCTCTGCCTGACACAGCGCTGGACGGTGCCGCCGGAGGCGTTGGCCGACAGCACCAACTGGGTCCTCGCGGTCGCCGCGATCACCGCCGTGGCGCACCAGTGGCTCGGTACCGCCGCCGGGGGCGCGCTGCTGGCCACGGCGATCGTGCTGGCACACCTGGCCGGCAACGCGCTCGCCTCGCCCGGGACCTGGTCGGAGTCCGCGCCGGTCGGGCTCTGGACCCTCGTGGAGGCCGGGCTGTCCCGGGTGCTGTTCCTGCTCGTCCGGGCCGGTGCCCGGCAGACCGACCTGGCCGTCCGGGAACGCGAACGGGCCCGCTCCGAGGCCGCGGTGGCCGCCGCACGGTGGGCGGACGAACGGGAGCATCTCGCGGTGCTGCACGACACCGCCGCGAGTACCCTGCTCGCGGTCGGCGCGCGGATGGTCGACGGCACCGAGCCGTGGCTCGCCGCGCAGGCCGGCCGCGACCTGGCGACCATCTCCGGCCGCCCGGACCTCCCCGACACCAGCACTGACCTGGTGCGGACGCTGCGCGAGGTGGCCCGGAACGCGGCCGTGGCGGTGGAGCTGCGGTCGCCACCGATGCTCCTGCTGCCGACGGTCCGGGCCAGCGCGATCGGTGCCGCCGTCCGGGAGGCGTTGACCAACGTCGGCCGGCACGCCGGGGTCGGGACGGCGGAACTCGTCGTACGGCGCCGCGCCGGCCGAACCCTCGTGGAGGTCGTCGACCGGGGCCGGGGCTTCGCCCCGGAGCGGGTACCCGGACAGCGGCGCGGGCTCTCGCACTCCATCCGGGAGCGGATGGCCCGGGTCGGCGGCCGGGCGGTGGTGACCGCAGCGCCCGGCGCCGGTACCCGGATCCGGCTGGAGGTGCCGGATGGCTGA